The Triticum dicoccoides isolate Atlit2015 ecotype Zavitan chromosome 6A, WEW_v2.0, whole genome shotgun sequence genome has a window encoding:
- the LOC119317013 gene encoding negative regulator of systemic acquired resistance SNI1-like, protein MYDAVFQIFQSSSSLELTIASFHLLMELGKQYPRVYLTNSGSHPTLVIVKESWSPFLLGNNVASGELGRNTSRSDHLFDSLRFSLLTEAMVEASNDTGANNGLKVNP, encoded by the exons ATGTACGATGCTGTCTTTCAGATCTTTCAAAGCAGCAGCTCTTTGGAGCTAACCATTGCAAGTTTCCATCTCTTAATGGAGCTGGGCAAG CAATATCCAAGAGTATATTTGACAAATTCTGGTTCCCATCCAACTCTAGTTATAGTTAAAGAG TCATGGTCACCATTTCTCCTTGGCAACAATGTAGCTTCTGGTGAGCTTGGGAGAAACACCAGTCGCTCAGATCACCTCTTTGATTCTTTG AGATTTTCTTTGTTGACCGAAGCTATGGTTGAAGCATCGAATGACACAGGTGCTAATAATGGGCTTAAGGTAAATCCCTGA